The following proteins are encoded in a genomic region of Lentilitoribacter sp. Alg239-R112:
- the addB gene encoding double-strand break repair protein AddB: MTQDQSPNLYTIPPGVAFLPSFAEALLNGDMFPGFKYDPSEPHHLADIRIYVPTRRAVRSLRSELAEQIGKGSVILPDIRPLGEVEDDLGFFDIASNEELSTLDAISPIQSKLILGELILLWKQALPKAFHQQLKSVPMVAPANPTDAIWLADELLSLIESAESEEVDLAGIDLIDAEDHAKWWQLTLEFLKILREFWPTRLKELNRQSITIRQINMLDKQTEELMKKRHSKPVIVAGSTGSLPATARLIKTVSQLENGAVILPGLDQNMTPDQWQPIYNVASNNINAKHRFDLSTVVVQGHPQFGLARLLWRLGLKVEEFNSVKQLAKPSYDRDIRQKIISKAMLPVSQTQDWFDQASILIDDEQKACRNLTLIEAGNEREEAAAIATAIRLALEPNEDSDEPDVALITPDRNLARKVSIELLKFGITADDSGGISLLQTKLGNLTIICLHALLKAKDNLALAALLKHPFAHFGLEEEERLRSASVIERLVLRSEKSCIDPAFLPKLLSDNFDALLAQKHVPKWLRNISNEDMQRTGLLAQAVADIYSAFHGIDGQASQSSTDLNLSIGHWTRRTIDALEAITRSGDGLFAVWECDEGGQLARLLEEVEACPTSLQVTGREWCDMLDPLISGQTVKPKTGNHPRVMIWGVLEARLQNVDTMILAGLNEGTWPSVSSNDPFLSRSMKSEIGLIPPERRLGLAAHDFQIAAGTKRVVFTRSLKSSGAPAVASRWVQRLLTVLRPEAVETIRKRGRDIVDYAELVPARDQAKSAQRPEPKPQKSFQPKSYSFSEVSTLRRDPYAIYARKILKLDLLENFASEPDLRLRGTIFHAIIENYSKQLPDIQNSKRYETFLNCMNSEFSKHDLPTDLAFLWKQRLLEVSKYYVDWEHECDQLNVKRHIELSARCTLPNISEIHLTGRADRIDITTDNSGGTYVDIIDFKTGTRPSAKEARSLLDPQLALEAFALEQGGFKGFGGLKADSLKYVRFKPSDHLIIDQVEQRPTKQNPDTESASDLGQRAADELSSLISALGDNRIGFLSRAIPVSEFDMSGDYDHLARVSEWSVAETSDMEDGYE; encoded by the coding sequence ATGACACAAGACCAATCCCCCAATCTTTATACGATCCCCCCGGGCGTAGCCTTCTTGCCATCATTTGCGGAAGCTCTCCTTAATGGAGATATGTTTCCAGGTTTCAAATATGATCCAAGTGAACCACATCACTTAGCAGATATTCGCATATATGTGCCCACACGCCGAGCGGTACGCTCTTTGCGGTCAGAATTGGCAGAACAGATCGGAAAAGGTTCGGTTATCCTACCCGATATCAGGCCGCTTGGTGAAGTCGAAGATGATCTCGGTTTTTTTGATATTGCATCTAATGAAGAGCTTTCTACTTTAGATGCTATTTCGCCAATTCAGTCGAAGCTAATTCTGGGTGAGTTGATCCTTTTATGGAAGCAGGCCTTACCCAAAGCGTTTCACCAACAGTTAAAATCGGTTCCCATGGTTGCTCCAGCTAACCCCACCGATGCGATCTGGCTGGCTGATGAATTACTTAGTCTAATTGAAAGTGCTGAAAGCGAAGAAGTAGATTTAGCTGGCATTGATCTGATCGATGCGGAAGATCATGCAAAATGGTGGCAATTAACATTAGAATTTTTGAAGATACTACGAGAATTTTGGCCGACTCGCCTTAAAGAACTTAATCGGCAAAGTATAACAATCCGTCAAATCAACATGCTTGATAAGCAAACCGAAGAATTAATGAAGAAAAGGCATTCTAAGCCTGTTATTGTTGCCGGATCTACCGGCTCTTTGCCGGCTACAGCGAGGCTTATCAAAACTGTTTCGCAACTTGAGAATGGCGCTGTTATTCTCCCTGGTTTAGATCAGAATATGACACCTGATCAATGGCAGCCGATATACAATGTTGCATCTAACAATATTAATGCTAAACATCGGTTTGATCTATCCACTGTTGTTGTTCAGGGACATCCGCAATTCGGTTTAGCGCGCTTATTATGGCGGCTTGGCCTTAAAGTTGAAGAGTTTAACTCTGTTAAACAGCTCGCAAAGCCTAGTTATGATCGAGATATTCGGCAAAAAATTATCTCAAAAGCAATGCTGCCAGTATCGCAAACACAGGATTGGTTTGATCAGGCGTCCATTTTAATCGATGACGAACAAAAGGCTTGTCGTAATCTTACTCTAATTGAAGCAGGAAATGAGCGGGAAGAGGCCGCAGCTATTGCAACGGCCATTCGATTGGCTTTGGAGCCAAATGAAGACAGTGATGAGCCTGATGTTGCACTCATTACCCCTGATCGAAACCTCGCGCGGAAAGTATCCATTGAACTGCTAAAATTTGGAATTACAGCAGATGATTCCGGCGGCATTTCATTGTTACAAACCAAACTTGGTAATTTAACAATCATCTGTCTTCATGCATTGTTAAAAGCAAAAGATAACCTGGCTTTGGCAGCTTTGTTGAAACATCCATTTGCGCATTTTGGGCTTGAGGAAGAAGAGAGATTACGTTCGGCATCGGTAATTGAGCGTCTGGTTTTGAGATCGGAGAAGAGTTGTATAGATCCGGCTTTTTTGCCGAAATTACTTTCAGATAATTTTGATGCGCTCCTGGCGCAAAAACATGTTCCGAAATGGTTACGGAACATTTCTAATGAAGATATGCAACGAACCGGATTACTCGCCCAAGCCGTTGCGGATATTTATTCGGCATTTCACGGTATCGATGGCCAAGCTTCTCAATCATCTACCGATCTAAATCTATCTATCGGTCACTGGACAAGGCGTACGATCGACGCATTGGAAGCGATAACCCGTTCTGGTGACGGTCTGTTTGCAGTTTGGGAGTGCGATGAAGGCGGACAGCTTGCGCGTCTGCTTGAAGAGGTTGAGGCCTGCCCTACATCGTTGCAAGTTACAGGTCGTGAATGGTGTGACATGCTCGATCCATTGATTAGCGGACAGACGGTGAAACCCAAAACCGGTAACCATCCACGCGTGATGATTTGGGGTGTGCTTGAAGCTCGACTGCAAAATGTTGATACAATGATACTGGCTGGACTAAATGAAGGGACATGGCCAAGTGTTAGTTCAAATGACCCGTTTCTTTCTCGATCTATGAAATCAGAAATTGGTCTCATTCCGCCAGAACGTCGATTAGGTTTGGCAGCCCATGATTTCCAAATTGCCGCGGGGACAAAACGTGTTGTTTTCACACGTTCTTTAAAATCATCTGGCGCACCCGCAGTAGCATCACGTTGGGTGCAGCGGTTACTAACTGTTTTGCGGCCCGAAGCTGTTGAGACTATTCGAAAACGTGGACGTGATATTGTGGACTATGCGGAGCTTGTACCTGCACGAGACCAAGCTAAATCTGCTCAAAGGCCGGAACCAAAACCACAAAAGAGCTTTCAACCGAAGAGCTATTCATTTAGCGAGGTTTCAACCCTGCGTCGTGATCCTTATGCAATCTATGCAAGAAAGATTTTGAAACTTGATTTGCTTGAAAATTTTGCATCCGAACCAGATTTGCGACTGCGCGGCACGATATTCCACGCAATTATAGAAAATTATTCAAAACAGCTGCCAGATATACAAAACTCGAAGCGTTATGAAACATTTTTGAACTGTATGAATAGCGAATTCTCAAAACATGACCTACCAACGGATTTAGCTTTTCTATGGAAGCAGCGTCTATTGGAGGTCTCGAAATATTATGTTGATTGGGAGCATGAGTGCGATCAACTAAATGTCAAACGTCATATTGAATTATCCGCCAGATGCACATTGCCTAACATAAGTGAAATACATTTAACGGGTCGTGCTGACCGGATTGATATTACAACAGATAATTCTGGCGGAACTTATGTTGATATTATTGATTTTAAAACAGGAACGAGACCATCTGCGAAAGAGGCGAGAAGCCTTCTAGATCCTCAGTTGGCATTAGAAGCATTTGCCCTAGAACAGGGCGGTTTTAAGGGGTTTGGCGGTTTAAAGGCTGATAGTTTGAAATATGTCCGTTTTAAACCATCAGATCATCTTATCATAGATCAAGTTGAACAAAGACCGACGAAGCAAAACCCTGATACGGAGTCTGCATCCGATTTGGGCCAACGTGCGGCAGATGAGTTGTCATCTTTAATTAGTGCGTTGGGTGATAATCGAATAGGATTCTTATCTAGAGCAATTCCGGTTTCTGAATTTGATATGTCTGGTGATTATGATCATCTTGCTCGGGTATCTGAATGGTCGGTCGCAGAAACGTCCGATATGGAGGATGGCTATGAGTGA
- a CDS encoding nucleotidyltransferase family protein: MKTAMILAAGLGNRMRPLTDKTPKPLVEVNGKALLQYSLDAAKEAGIESLVINVHHLADQVENYLKNQDNFNVTISDERDELLDSGGGIANALPFISDDEFVLLNADTFWLDDQAENQSNLSALISVFDESRMDILIMCVPISRTTGHTGKGDFKIDSQGKLERYKGVENDPLIHAGVAILHRRIFDGISDKKFSINRCLDTAISHGRLFGHIMHGSWLTVGTVDAIHEAEAAIKRIG, from the coding sequence TTGAAAACTGCAATGATCTTGGCTGCTGGTTTGGGGAACCGTATGCGGCCTTTAACTGATAAGACCCCAAAGCCACTTGTTGAAGTTAATGGAAAAGCCCTTTTGCAATATTCGCTAGATGCAGCGAAAGAAGCGGGTATTGAGAGCTTAGTCATAAATGTACACCATCTTGCAGATCAGGTTGAAAATTATCTGAAAAATCAAGACAATTTTAATGTTACCATTTCAGATGAGCGTGATGAGTTGCTTGATTCTGGCGGTGGTATCGCTAATGCATTGCCGTTTATCTCAGATGATGAATTCGTACTTTTGAATGCGGATACATTTTGGTTGGATGACCAAGCAGAAAACCAGTCAAATCTCTCGGCACTAATATCGGTTTTTGACGAGAGCAGAATGGACATTCTGATCATGTGCGTACCGATATCCCGTACAACTGGACATACGGGCAAAGGTGACTTCAAAATAGATAGTCAAGGTAAGTTAGAGCGTTATAAAGGCGTAGAAAATGACCCGCTGATTCATGCAGGTGTCGCTATCTTACATAGGCGGATATTTGACGGCATCTCCGACAAGAAATTCTCTATCAATCGTTGTCTTGATACCGCAATTTCGCATGGTAGGCTGTTTGGTCACATTATGCATGGATCTTGGTTGACCGTTGGTACGGTGGATGCAATTCATGAAGCGGAAGCAGCAATTAAACGCATTGGCTAG
- the tsaE gene encoding tRNA (adenosine(37)-N6)-threonylcarbamoyltransferase complex ATPase subunit type 1 TsaE produces the protein MATSSQTLTIKLENLDATQRFAEDLALIVKKEDCICLTGDLGAGKTTLVRATIRAVADDLNLEVPSPTFTLVQQYDLRIPIGHIDLYRASDPDEIFELGLDEILTNGAAFIEWPEIVEDELPKSRISFNITGLDSVRDIEISGPEDFMMRLDRTQKIRRFLDNNGYQTAHRAHLQGDASYRHYERISVDGLESLILMNSPKISGSPILRDGLTYYDLAHLAQDIIPFIRIANYLQSIGLRTPKLYETDLEEGFLLLEDLGDDKPVDIQNIPYTERYIAAIDVLAHLHGQDIPSILTDDVMEPYSIPKYDADVMELEISLLVDWYWEFKTGSIIEPQQSGVYFQIWRELIHRMKSAETSLVLRDYHSPNIIWQSGESGLAQVGLIDFQDAQIGPAAYDVASLAQDARVVVSGELETQLLDRYKSLRLDQRHNFDPVQFDEAYKIMAAQRACKILGIFVRMNKRDGKSEYLTLIPQIERYLIRTMAHSVLKPLQKWFDEADLFRR, from the coding sequence TTGGCTACGTCATCACAAACTCTCACTATAAAACTTGAAAATTTGGATGCAACGCAAAGATTTGCCGAAGATTTAGCTCTCATCGTCAAAAAAGAGGACTGTATTTGCCTCACAGGTGATTTGGGTGCTGGTAAAACAACACTTGTGCGAGCTACCATTCGAGCGGTGGCGGATGATCTAAATTTGGAAGTCCCCAGTCCGACTTTTACCCTCGTTCAACAATATGACTTGCGTATACCTATTGGTCATATCGATCTTTATCGTGCTAGCGACCCGGATGAAATTTTTGAACTTGGATTGGATGAGATACTAACAAATGGTGCAGCATTCATTGAATGGCCTGAAATTGTTGAAGATGAACTCCCAAAAAGTAGAATTTCTTTCAATATAACTGGATTGGATAGTGTTCGAGATATAGAAATTTCTGGACCGGAAGATTTCATGATGCGTTTGGATAGAACGCAAAAAATCCGCCGGTTTTTAGATAATAATGGATATCAAACGGCGCATCGTGCGCATCTTCAAGGAGATGCATCATATAGGCATTATGAGCGGATCTCGGTGGATGGGTTAGAGAGCTTGATTCTGATGAATTCACCAAAAATTTCTGGTAGCCCGATTTTGAGAGATGGCCTGACTTATTATGATTTGGCTCATCTTGCGCAGGATATCATTCCGTTTATTAGGATCGCAAATTATCTACAATCCATCGGATTAAGAACGCCGAAACTATATGAGACAGATCTCGAAGAGGGGTTTCTTCTCCTTGAGGATCTGGGTGATGATAAACCAGTAGATATACAGAATATTCCGTATACGGAACGATATATCGCGGCAATAGATGTACTTGCCCATCTTCACGGGCAGGACATTCCGTCTATTTTAACAGATGACGTCATGGAGCCTTACTCCATTCCGAAATATGATGCGGATGTTATGGAATTGGAGATAAGCCTTCTTGTTGATTGGTATTGGGAATTTAAAACTGGATCAATCATTGAGCCGCAACAGTCAGGTGTATATTTTCAAATCTGGCGTGAGCTAATTCATCGTATGAAATCAGCAGAAACATCGCTTGTTCTTAGAGATTATCATTCGCCTAATATAATTTGGCAATCTGGAGAAAGTGGCCTTGCGCAAGTTGGGTTGATTGATTTTCAAGACGCACAAATTGGGCCTGCCGCTTATGATGTCGCATCTCTTGCCCAAGACGCGCGCGTCGTTGTTTCGGGAGAGTTAGAGACACAATTGCTAGATCGGTATAAATCTCTTCGATTGGACCAAAGGCATAATTTTGATCCCGTGCAATTTGATGAAGCTTATAAAATTATGGCAGCCCAACGTGCCTGCAAAATCCTTGGAATTTTCGTTCGAATGAATAAACGCGACGGAAAATCAGAGTATCTTACGCTTATCCCACAAATTGAGCGTTATTTAATACGGACAATGGCACATTCCGTGCTTAAACCCTTGCAAAAGTGGTTTGATGAGGCTGATCTCTTCAGACGCTAA